In Nostoc edaphicum CCNP1411, a genomic segment contains:
- a CDS encoding dienelactone hydrolase family protein produces MTNTEIRTAQVKVPNGDLQIDAYLAEPVQKGTFPAVIVIQEIFGVNIHIREVAEKFAKDGYVAIAPTLFQRTAPGFEGGYTPEDVQQGRGYKEQTTADEILSDIKAAIAYLKTLPNVQGDAIGSIGFCFGGHVVYLAATLPDIKVTASFYGGGIPNSTPGGGEPTITRTSEIKGPIYAFFGLDDQGIPLEHTEQIEAELKKNQITHAIFRYSGAGHGFFCNHRASYNAEAAADAWKNVQELFQKNLQLQKV; encoded by the coding sequence ATGACAAACACAGAAATTCGCACCGCTCAAGTTAAAGTCCCTAACGGAGATTTGCAAATTGATGCTTACTTAGCTGAACCAGTCCAAAAGGGAACCTTCCCAGCTGTGATCGTGATTCAGGAAATTTTTGGGGTTAACATTCACATTCGGGAAGTTGCTGAGAAATTTGCTAAAGACGGGTATGTAGCGATCGCACCGACGTTATTTCAACGCACCGCCCCCGGTTTTGAGGGTGGATACACCCCTGAAGATGTGCAGCAAGGGAGAGGTTATAAGGAGCAAACAACAGCCGATGAAATACTGAGTGATATTAAAGCTGCGATCGCTTACTTAAAAACCTTACCAAATGTGCAAGGAGATGCGATCGGCTCCATTGGTTTCTGCTTTGGTGGTCACGTTGTTTACCTAGCTGCCACTTTACCAGACATTAAAGTTACAGCTTCTTTCTATGGTGGCGGTATTCCTAACTCAACTCCCGGCGGTGGAGAACCAACCATCACCCGCACTTCAGAGATTAAAGGCCCCATCTACGCCTTCTTTGGTCTTGATGATCAGGGAATCCCCTTAGAACATACAGAACAAATTGAGGCTGAACTGAAGAAAAATCAGATTACTCATGCAATCTTCCGCTATTCGGGAGCAGGACATGGCTTTTTCTGCAACCATCGCGCCAGCTACAATGCCGAAGCTGCTGCCGATGCTTGGAAAAACGTTCAAGAATTGTTCCAAAAAAACCTTCAGCTTCAAAAAGTCTAA